Proteins from a single region of Antechinus flavipes isolate AdamAnt ecotype Samford, QLD, Australia chromosome 2, AdamAnt_v2, whole genome shotgun sequence:
- the LOC127548102 gene encoding small nuclear ribonucleoprotein G-like yields the protein MDKKLSLKLNGGRHIQGILRGFYTFMNLVIDECVEMAPGGQQNNIGMVVIRGNSIIMLEALERV from the coding sequence ATGGACAAGAAGCTATCATTGAAATTAAATGGTGGAAGGCACATTCAAGGAATATTACGGGGCTTTTATACATTTATGAATCTTGTGATTGATGAATGTGTAGAAATGGCACCAGGTGGACAACAGAACAATATTGGAATGGTGGTAATCCGAGGAAACAGTATCATTATGTTAGAAGCCTTGGAACGAGTATAA